Proteins from a single region of Strix uralensis isolate ZFMK-TIS-50842 chromosome 12, bStrUra1, whole genome shotgun sequence:
- the LOC141948562 gene encoding E3 ubiquitin-protein ligase RNF182-like isoform X1, whose product MVMEKFWEGGSCSSVPNLKMNNTCTEGEEKVPDDELECKICYQIFTVHSRKPKILDCLHRICARCLTKILHIGDRSLCVSCPFCRHETKLHEDEVEGLPDDTNIMSKLILKDKIAWNSDCKEVVLTPKNLTLSSSHGLSNCLVITITEVQRDSPRTPSQSTASDYYADHGTESVSQSSQSQLDQDLFSKLCKHVPRILVWLLGFLYFGSLPLGIYLLVIQKVTLGVVCVSFVPSSLTVGLVYGFCQCLCHGICDCSSRS is encoded by the exons ATGGTCATGGAAAAATTCTGGGAAGGTGGATCCTGTTCTAG TGTGCCTAATTTAAAGATGAATAACACTTGcactgaaggagaagaaaaagtgcCTGATGACGAACTGGAGTGCAAAATCTGTTATCAGATATTTACTGTTCACAGTCGTAAGCCCAAAATCTTGGATTGTCTTCACAGAATTTGTGCTAGATGTTTGACAAAAATCCTTCATATAGGAGACAGATCTCTCTGTGTTAGCTGTCCCTTTTGCCGCCATGAGACAAAGTTGCATGAAGATGAAGTTGAAGGGCTCCCCGATGATACAAACATTATGTCCAAGCTcatattaaaagacaaaatagCATGGAATTCTGACTGTAAGGAAGTAGTTTTAACACCAAAAAACTTGACTTTGAGTTCTTCCCATGGATTGTCAAACTGCTTAGTAATTACAATTACGGAAGTACAGAGAGACTCCCCAAGGACTCCCAGTCAAAGTACTGCCTCAGATTATTATGCTGACCATGGCACTGAGTCAGTATCGCAAAGTTCTCAGAGTCAGCTGGACCAAGATCTCTTTTCAAAGCTGTGCAAGCACGTACCCAGAATACTGGTATGGCTGCTCGGCTTTCTTTACTTTGGTTCCCTCCCTCTTGGGATCTATTTACTAGTGATTCAGAAGGTGACCCTGGGTGTTGTGTGTGTGAGTTTTGTTCCCTCCAGTCTAACTGTAGGTCTCGTGTATGGCTTCTGCCAGTGCCTCTGCCATGGAATTTGTGACTGCTCTTCACGAAGCTGA
- the LOC141948562 gene encoding E3 ubiquitin-protein ligase RNF182-like isoform X2, with protein sequence MNNTCTEGEEKVPDDELECKICYQIFTVHSRKPKILDCLHRICARCLTKILHIGDRSLCVSCPFCRHETKLHEDEVEGLPDDTNIMSKLILKDKIAWNSDCKEVVLTPKNLTLSSSHGLSNCLVITITEVQRDSPRTPSQSTASDYYADHGTESVSQSSQSQLDQDLFSKLCKHVPRILVWLLGFLYFGSLPLGIYLLVIQKVTLGVVCVSFVPSSLTVGLVYGFCQCLCHGICDCSSRS encoded by the coding sequence ATGAATAACACTTGcactgaaggagaagaaaaagtgcCTGATGACGAACTGGAGTGCAAAATCTGTTATCAGATATTTACTGTTCACAGTCGTAAGCCCAAAATCTTGGATTGTCTTCACAGAATTTGTGCTAGATGTTTGACAAAAATCCTTCATATAGGAGACAGATCTCTCTGTGTTAGCTGTCCCTTTTGCCGCCATGAGACAAAGTTGCATGAAGATGAAGTTGAAGGGCTCCCCGATGATACAAACATTATGTCCAAGCTcatattaaaagacaaaatagCATGGAATTCTGACTGTAAGGAAGTAGTTTTAACACCAAAAAACTTGACTTTGAGTTCTTCCCATGGATTGTCAAACTGCTTAGTAATTACAATTACGGAAGTACAGAGAGACTCCCCAAGGACTCCCAGTCAAAGTACTGCCTCAGATTATTATGCTGACCATGGCACTGAGTCAGTATCGCAAAGTTCTCAGAGTCAGCTGGACCAAGATCTCTTTTCAAAGCTGTGCAAGCACGTACCCAGAATACTGGTATGGCTGCTCGGCTTTCTTTACTTTGGTTCCCTCCCTCTTGGGATCTATTTACTAGTGATTCAGAAGGTGACCCTGGGTGTTGTGTGTGTGAGTTTTGTTCCCTCCAGTCTAACTGTAGGTCTCGTGTATGGCTTCTGCCAGTGCCTCTGCCATGGAATTTGTGACTGCTCTTCACGAAGCTGA